One genomic window of Conger conger chromosome 7, fConCon1.1, whole genome shotgun sequence includes the following:
- the rps25 gene encoding small ribosomal subunit protein eS25 → MPAKDDKKKKDSGKSKKDKDPVNKSGGKAKKKKWSKGKVRDKLNNLVLFDKATYEKLYKEVPNYKLITPAVVSERLKIRGSLARAALQELLVKGMIKLVSKHRAQIIYTRNTKGGDEAAAEEKA, encoded by the exons ATG CCTGCCAAGGACgataagaagaaaaaagattCGGGCAAGTCCAAGAAGGACAAGGACCCCGTCAACAAGTCTGGAGGCAAAGCAAAGAAGAAG AAGTGGTCCAAGGGGAAGGTGAGGGACAAGCTCAACAACCTGGTCCTCTTCGACAAGGCCACATATGAGAAGCTGTACAAGGAAGTGCCCAACTACAAACTCATCACCCCAGCCGTGGTGTCTGAGAGGCTGAAGATCAGGGGCTCTCTGGCCCGCGCTGCCCTCCAAGAGCTGCtcgttaaag GCATGATCAAGCTTGTGTcaaagcacagagcacagatcaTCTACACCAGGAACACCAAGGGTGGCGATGAGGCTGCAGCTGAGGAGAAGGCATAG